Proteins from a genomic interval of Rosa chinensis cultivar Old Blush chromosome 2, RchiOBHm-V2, whole genome shotgun sequence:
- the LOC112184125 gene encoding probable protein phosphatase 2C 6 isoform X1: MESRDPDPQLDRVDSLAADLELASASSTSLSSILTADDSRSPTSSSGEFSRTTTSSSGEIPAFLPPSGEEIRPPAAVVRPKCVGRNNKGVTWGFTSVIGRRREMEDAVAVIPGFMARTCDHVGGCTAPGSRTSSEISPVHFFGVYDGHGGSQVAKYCAERMHEVIAQEWDRETVDGCEWQRRWETTFLVGFEKADSEVLTEAVAPEMVGSTAVVVVLSGCQIITSNCGDSRAVLCRGTETIPLTVDQKPDREDELKRIEGEGGKVINWNGARVLGVLAMSRAIGDRYLRPWIIPVPEITFTARTDEDECLILASDGLWDVMTNEEVGEVARHILRRRRRSMSSSTDDISAAQAVADHLTEIAYGRNSSDNISIIVVDLKTKRKRQPKSSSILTPFEIQR, encoded by the exons ATGGAATCCAGAGACCCCGATCCCCAACTCGACCGAGTCGACTCACTCGCCGCCGACCTCGAACTCGCCTCCGCCAGCTCCACCAGCCTCTCCTCCATACTCACCGCCGACGACTCTAGAAGCCCCACCAGCAGCTCCGGCGAGTTCTCCAGGACCACCACCAGCAGCTCCGGCGAGATTCCGGCGTTTCTGCCCCCTTCCGGGGAGGAGATAAGACCCCCGGCGGCGGTGGTTAGGCCGAAGTGCGTTGGGAGGAACAATAAGGGAGTGACGTGGGGGTTCACTTCGGTGAttgggaggaggagagagatggaGGACGCGGTGGCTGTTATTCCCGGGTTTATGGCTCGCACGTGCGATCATGTGGGAGGTTGTACGGCTCCCGGTTCGAGAACCTCCTCCGAGATCTCCCCCGTCCATTTCTTCGGCGTCTACGACGGCCATGGCGGCAGTCAG GTGGCTAAATATTGTGCTGAGCGAATGCATGAAGTCATAGCACAAGAGTGGGATCGGGAGACGGTTGATGGCTGTGAATGGCAAAGGAGGTGGGAGACTACTTTCTTAGTTGGGTTTGAGAAGGCTGACAGTGAGGTCCTCACAGAGGCAGTTGCACCTGAGATGGTTGGATCAACTGCAGTTGTAGTTGTCCTATCTGGTTGTCAGATCATCACATCGAACTGTGGTGACTCTAGGGCAGTTCTTTGCCGAGGGACAGAAACAATCCCATTAACTGTTGATCAGAAG CCTGATAGAGAAGACGAACTCAAGAGAATTGAAGGAGAGGGAGGGAAAGTCATAAACTGGAATGGCGCAAGGGTGCTTGGAGTTCTTGCCATGTCGAGAGCTATAG GTGATCGATATCTAAGGCCTTGGATAATTCCAGTTCCTGAGATTACATTCACAGCCAGGACTGATGAGGATGAGTGTTTGATTTTGGCAAGTGATGGACTGTGGGATGTAATGACTAATGAAGAGGTTGGGGAGGTGGCTAGACATATTTTAAGAAGGCGGCGAAGGTCCATGTCTTCTAGTACTGATGATATTTCTGCAGCACAAGCTGTTGCTGATCATCTGACCGAAATTGCATATGGAAGAAATAGTTCCGACAACATATCCATTATAGTTGTTGAtctcaaaacgaaaagaaaacgTCAGCCAA AATCCAGTTCTATTCTCACACCTTTTGAAATTCAGAGGTGA
- the LOC112184125 gene encoding probable protein phosphatase 2C 6 isoform X2: MESRDPDPQLDRVDSLAADLELASASSTSLSSILTADDSRSPTSSSGEFSRTTTSSSGEIPAFLPPSGEEIRPPAAVVRPKCVGRNNKGVTWGFTSVIGRRREMEDAVAVIPGFMARTCDHVGGCTAPGSRTSSEISPVHFFGVYDGHGGSQVAKYCAERMHEVIAQEWDRETVDGCEWQRRWETTFLVGFEKADSEVLTEAVAPEMVGSTAVVVVLSGCQIITSNCGDSRAVLCRGTETIPLTVDQKPDREDELKRIEGEGGKVINWNGARVLGVLAMSRAIGDRYLRPWIIPVPEITFTARTDEDECLILASDGLWDVMTNEEVGEVARHILRRRRRSMSSSTDDISAAQAVADHLTEIAYGRNSSDNISIIVVDLKTKRKRQPRQ, encoded by the exons ATGGAATCCAGAGACCCCGATCCCCAACTCGACCGAGTCGACTCACTCGCCGCCGACCTCGAACTCGCCTCCGCCAGCTCCACCAGCCTCTCCTCCATACTCACCGCCGACGACTCTAGAAGCCCCACCAGCAGCTCCGGCGAGTTCTCCAGGACCACCACCAGCAGCTCCGGCGAGATTCCGGCGTTTCTGCCCCCTTCCGGGGAGGAGATAAGACCCCCGGCGGCGGTGGTTAGGCCGAAGTGCGTTGGGAGGAACAATAAGGGAGTGACGTGGGGGTTCACTTCGGTGAttgggaggaggagagagatggaGGACGCGGTGGCTGTTATTCCCGGGTTTATGGCTCGCACGTGCGATCATGTGGGAGGTTGTACGGCTCCCGGTTCGAGAACCTCCTCCGAGATCTCCCCCGTCCATTTCTTCGGCGTCTACGACGGCCATGGCGGCAGTCAG GTGGCTAAATATTGTGCTGAGCGAATGCATGAAGTCATAGCACAAGAGTGGGATCGGGAGACGGTTGATGGCTGTGAATGGCAAAGGAGGTGGGAGACTACTTTCTTAGTTGGGTTTGAGAAGGCTGACAGTGAGGTCCTCACAGAGGCAGTTGCACCTGAGATGGTTGGATCAACTGCAGTTGTAGTTGTCCTATCTGGTTGTCAGATCATCACATCGAACTGTGGTGACTCTAGGGCAGTTCTTTGCCGAGGGACAGAAACAATCCCATTAACTGTTGATCAGAAG CCTGATAGAGAAGACGAACTCAAGAGAATTGAAGGAGAGGGAGGGAAAGTCATAAACTGGAATGGCGCAAGGGTGCTTGGAGTTCTTGCCATGTCGAGAGCTATAG GTGATCGATATCTAAGGCCTTGGATAATTCCAGTTCCTGAGATTACATTCACAGCCAGGACTGATGAGGATGAGTGTTTGATTTTGGCAAGTGATGGACTGTGGGATGTAATGACTAATGAAGAGGTTGGGGAGGTGGCTAGACATATTTTAAGAAGGCGGCGAAGGTCCATGTCTTCTAGTACTGATGATATTTCTGCAGCACAAGCTGTTGCTGATCATCTGACCGAAATTGCATATGGAAGAAATAGTTCCGACAACATATCCATTATAGTTGTTGAtctcaaaacgaaaagaaaacgTCAGCCAAGGCAATGA
- the LOC112184127 gene encoding histidine-containing phosphotransfer protein 4 — translation MADSNSLRNQISTLRQFFFDEGMLDKHFVQLEELEEENPHFAEEVMTMFFRDSTKLIATVEHALQTPPYDLPQIDQYLHQLKGSSSSVGAAKVWSEINKLRALLKDGEMERFWTQFFQVKNEHDKLKENLGPYFQMLRQLDP, via the exons ATGGCAGACAGCAACAGCTTGCGCAATCAAATTTCCACCTTGAGGCAGTTTTTCTTTGATGAG GGAATGCTTGACAAGCACTTTGTCCAACTCGAAGAGTTGGAAGAAGAGAATCCTCACTTTGCTGAGGAGGTGATGACCATGTTTTTCAGGGACTCTACCAAACTGATAGCTACTGTGGAGCATGCTCT CCAAACACCACCCTATGATCTCCCACAGATAGATCAATATCTCCATCAGCTCAAAGGTAGCAGCTCCAG CGTTGGTGCTGCCAAGGTGTGGAGTGAAATAAACAAACTGAGGGCACTTCTGAAAGATGGAGAAATGGAGAG ATTTTGGACTCAGTTTTTTCAAGTCAAAAATGAGCATGATAAGCTCAAAGAGAATCTTGGACCCTACTTTCAg ATGCTCAGgcaacttgatccttga